One Vespula pensylvanica isolate Volc-1 chromosome 14, ASM1446617v1, whole genome shotgun sequence genomic window carries:
- the LOC122634256 gene encoding protein lingerer isoform X3, with protein MSSSNKTSVSSSGRGTNKNKLSQQHGKSDHHQTKSSDSTKHDKMQPNTVQVRHAQIIDTRMGGVEDPVFKERIKEVMDLTCRSEDEVIMALHDSDGDLNRAAIDLLEGVKTEWEVKKKKPRQPSGSKQAADQPGGQNDGGDWEERRNQRSGGPPRMRGRANHDNREWRGRENKENERNMEESARDGSYSGSRRGRGGPGRSGRGGRGGGRGLGPRTFANRNDPASTSSTHSFSRPIDTWAGSEEQQQSIQEPKMAWNNYESTEDWDNEEYTGSLADTKVFTPSTSLTEQAPVHDEPKTQDLQSIQSNQTVNLGLLQQEEISKLSEIPTIQQQALIPQQPQQQQTVLSLPTMQLSQQPNAISGGVLTAAQTQYLTQLTQQTSENLKTAGQPSFPSSITNQPQRQSKQRPRVPPPSKIPSSAVEMPGDAVNSGIGFLDVQFGALEFGSDSSSLDGSANEKYNSSNNTISNVDVPSTTNTVNTAGTNSSIDIETTQTSTTPFNATSQMLSSSDSLPVSNDHSINSQTFAGRGSTGQTLDITKQDFTSQVSPGNATTYGAATYQSQKTSFQPSSATQSTYNTYSTNTQSGQSFQTVSVTNANTYSATATVSQTSYNSSSSFPQSNSSNFSQASPSASTSAASVYNQPTTTNQVYQSTSGYASTTTSQYQASSVATNTVSNSNAGYQASGYQGSSSFQSTPQAYQPSATTFSSPITQTSGPYQSAAQSVYASAYGNYTSQPQTASHNHKLNSSTTKDSQYESSTTTSNNSLATTTTTTLGLSSASVNSSQTKVTSSNAVPKSTSSGVVTGSSGTGNITGGGAAGSMAPMLSHQYIMGQGVPYTFQQPMYSYEDLQLMQQRIPHMPTTGYYDAALGYQTTGPATSLGGARGDALSGVQGVQGVQGVQGAYTSISDARFARNDSNASPVPSTMSQQTATQHQQPMMNPTLPPGYAYFTYSGGIMPGGFQYGTPAIYPQIATAGNAGTNSGAYSAKPGSYGSGYGGGASYDALASAGPSGEYKAAGSNYTGTQAGKTGTSTGNTNTGGSSATDISATMYAKSHVALSKVNSYEKQAFHSATPPPFGITGSQNAGLPGGYGTPHLFIPTMPHQLHQPLHQDGTNSTGQRSNTSSQNKAQAKPGYSPSYWAGSN; from the exons ATGAGTTCAAGTAATAAAACATCAGTGTCCTCCAGTGGGAGAGGCactaataaaaacaaattatcaCAGCAACATGGAAAATCAGACCATCATCAAACTAAATCATCAGATTCAACAAAACATGATAAAATGCAG cctAATACTGTTCAGGTCCGGCATGCACAGATCATTGATACTCGCATGGGAGGGGTTGAAGACCCAGTATTTAAAGAACGGATCAAAGAAGTTATGGATTTAACATGTCGTTCCGAAGATGAAGTCATTATGGCTTTGCATGATAGCGATGGAGATTTGAATCGTGCCGCCATTGATCTCTTGGAAGGTGTTAAAACAGAATGGGaagtcaaaaaaaagaagcctCGTCAACCAAGTGGCTCAAAGCAAGCTGCTGATCAACCAGGTGGTCAAAATGACGGAGGTGATTGGGAAGAAAGACGCAATCAACGAAGTGGTGGACCACCACGAATGCGAGGTCGTGCTAATCATGACAACCGTGAAT gGCGTGGtcgcgaaaataaagaaaatgagagaaacatGGAAGAGAGTGCTCGAGATGGTAGCTACAGTGGCAGTagaagaggacgaggaggtCCTGGTAGATCAGGACGTGGAGGTCGTGGTGGTGGAAGAGGTCTTGGACCACGAACATTTGCAAATCGTAATGATCCAGCTTCTACTTCTTCAACTCATAGTTTCAGTCGACCAATTGACACTTGGGCAGGTAGTGAAGAACAGCAACAAAGTATTCAAGAACCAAAAATGG CTTGGAACAATTACGAATCAACAGAAGATTGGGATAATGAAGAATATACAGGATCATTAGCAGATACAAAAGTTTTTACACCAAGTACTTCTTTAACTGAACAAGCTCCTGTACATGATGAACCAAAGACTCAAGATTTACAATCAATACAGTCAAATCAGACTGTCAATCTGGGACTACTGCAACAAGAA gaaatatcaaaattatccGAAATACCAACGATACAACAACAAGCATTAATTCCACAACAACCTCAACAGCAACAAACTGTACTGAGCTTACCAACGATGCAACTTTCGCAACAACCAAATGCTATTAGCGGTGGTGTGTTAACTGCTGCACAAACTCAGTATTTGACACAGCTAACTCAACAAACTagtgaaaatttaaaaacagCAGGACAGCCTTCATTTCCATCCTCAATAACAAATCAG CCTCAAAGACAATCTAAACAACGTCCAAGAGTACCACCTCCATCGAAAATACCATCTAGTGCGGTAGAAATGCCGGGTGATGCAGTCAACAGTGGCATCGGATTTCTCGATGTTCAGTTTGGCGCACTTGAATTTGGAAGTGATTCAAGCTCGCTTGATGGTTCagctaatgaaaaatataattcgagTAATAATACCATCTCTAATGTTGATGTTCCCTCTACCACAAATACTGTAAACACAGCGGGCACAAATAGTTCCATTGATATTGAAACTACACAAACTTCCACAACACCATTTAATGCCACTTCTCAAAtg TTATCGAGCAGTGACAGTTTACCAGTATCAAATGATCATTCAATAAATTCTCAAACTTTTGCGGGTCGTGGAAGTACTGGTCAAACTTTGGATATAACCAAACAGGATTTCACATCGCAAGTTTCTCCAGGAAATGCAACTACATATGGCGCAGCAACGTATCAATCTCAAAAGACATCATTTCAACCATCTAGTGCCACGCAAAGCACTTATAATACGTATTCTACAAATACACAATCAGGACAGTCGTTCCAGACTGTTTCAGTCACAAATGCTAATACGTATTCTGCAACGGCAACAGTTTCACAAACGAGTTACAATTCCTCTTCATCATTCCCTCAGTcaaattcttcaaattttaGTCAAGCATCTCCTTCTGCGTCGACATCTGCAGCTTCTGTTTACAATCAGCCAACTACTACCAACCAG GTATATCAATCTACGAGTGGTTATGCATCCACAACAACCTCTCAATATCAAGCATCTTCTGTAGCTACAAATACTGTATCAAATAGTAATGCTGGATATCAAGCAAGTGGTTATCAAGGATCTTCTTCATTTCAATCTACTCCTCAAGCTTATCAACCATCCGCTACTACTTTTAGTTCACCTATTACTCAGACATCCGGACCTTATCAAAGCGCAGCACAATCT GTTTATGCGAGTGCGTATGGAAATTACACAAGTCAACCACAAACTGCATCTCACAATCATAAGTTGAATAGTAGTACAACAAAGGATTCTCAATATGAAAGTAGTACAACGACTTCTAACAATTCTCTtgctacgacgacgacaactacATTAGGACTCAGTTCAGCTTCTGTGAATAGTTCTCAGACAAAAGTAACTAGTTCTAATG CTGTACCAAAAAGTACATCGAGTGGCGTTGTAACGGGTAGCAGTGGCACTGGCAATATAACAGGAGGAGGAGCAGCAGGCAGTATGGCACCGATGCTCAGTCACCAATACATTATGGGTCAGGGAGTGCCATATACATTTCAGCAACCAATGTACAGCTACGAAGATTTACAACTTATGCAACAAAGAATACCACATATG CCAACTACTGGTTACTATGACGCGGCTCTGGGCTATCAGACGACTGGACCAGCAACCAGTCTTGGTGGGGCACGAGGTGATGCGTTGTCTGGTGTACAAGGTGTTCAAGGAGTGCAAGGTGTCCAAGGAGCTTATACCAGTATTAGCGACGCTAGGTTTGCCAGAAATGATAGTAACGCGTCACCGGTTCCTTCCACTATGTCGCAACAG ACTGCTACACAGCATCAACAACCTATGATGAACCCAACGCTTCCTCCAGGTTACGCATATTTCACATATAGCGGAGGCATAATGCCAGGCGGTTTTCAATATGGAACTCCTGCTATTTATCCC CAGATAGCAACTGCTGGAAATGCTGGTACAAATAGCGGAGCATACAGCGCTAAACCAGGAAGTTATGGATCTGGTTATGGCGGTGGTGCAAGTTACGATGCTTTAGCGTCCGCAGGGCCATCCGGAGAATATAAAGCTGCTGGAAGTAATTATACTGGTACACAGGCGGGCAAAACTGGTACTTCTACAGGAAATACCAATACTGGTGGATCATCTGCGACTGATATTAGTGCAACGATGTATGCAAAGAGTCACGTAGCACTTAGCAAAGTAAAT TCATATGAAAAACAAGCTTTTCATTCTGCGACTCCACCGCCATTTGGTATTACTGGTAGCCAAAATGCAGGATTGCCTGGAGGATACGGCACGCCGCACTTATTTATACCAACGATGCCTCATCAATTACATCAACCACTTCATCAGGATGGTACCAATAGCACAGGTCAAAGGTCCAATACAAGTTCACAGAACAAAGCTCAAGCTAAGCCTGGTTACAGTCCTAGCTATTGGGCTGGAagcaattaa
- the LOC122634256 gene encoding protein lingerer isoform X4, with protein sequence MSSSNKTSVSSSGRGTNKNKLSQQHGKSDHHQTKSSDSTKHDKMQPNTVQVRHAQIIDTRMGGVEDPVFKERIKEVMDLTCRSEDEVIMALHDSDGDLNRAAIDLLEGVKTEWEVKKKKPRQPSGSKQAADQPGGQNDGGDWEERRNQRSGGPPRMRGRANHDNREWRGRENKENERNMEESARDGSYSGSRRGRGGPGRSGRGGRGGGRGLGPRTFANRNDPASTSSTHSFSRPIDTWAGSEEQQQSIQEPKMEDWDNEEYTGSLADTKVFTPSTSLTEQAPVHDEPKTQDLQSIQSNQTVNLGLLQQEEISKLSEIPTIQQQALIPQQPQQQQTVLSLPTMQLSQQPNAISGGVLTAAQTQYLTQLTQQTSENLKTAGQPSFPSSITNQPQRQSKQRPRVPPPSKIPSSAVEMPGDAVNSGIGFLDVQFGALEFGSDSSSLDGSANEKYNSSNNTISNVDVPSTTNTVNTAGTNSSIDIETTQTSTTPFNATSQMLSSSDSLPVSNDHSINSQTFAGRGSTGQTLDITKQDFTSQVSPGNATTYGAATYQSQKTSFQPSSATQSTYNTYSTNTQSGQSFQTVSVTNANTYSATATVSQTSYNSSSSFPQSNSSNFSQASPSASTSAASVYNQPTTTNQVYQSTSGYASTTTSQYQASSVATNTVSNSNAGYQASGYQGSSSFQSTPQAYQPSATTFSSPITQTSGPYQSAAQSVYASAYGNYTSQPQTASHNHKLNSSTTKDSQYESSTTTSNNSLATTTTTTLGLSSASVNSSQTKVTSSNAVPKSTSSGVVTGSSGTGNITGGGAAGSMAPMLSHQYIMGQGVPYTFQQPMYSYEDLQLMQQRIPHMPTTGYYDAALGYQTTGPATSLGGARGDALSGVQGVQGVQGVQGAYTSISDARFARNDSNASPVPSTMSQQTATQHQQPMMNPTLPPGYAYFTYSGGIMPGGFQYGTPAIYPQIATAGNAGTNSGAYSAKPGSYGSGYGGGASYDALASAGPSGEYKAAGSNYTGTQAGKTGTSTGNTNTGGSSATDISATMYAKSHVALSKVNSYEKQAFHSATPPPFGITGSQNAGLPGGYGTPHLFIPTMPHQLHQPLHQDGTNSTGQRSNTSSQNKAQAKPGYSPSYWAGSN encoded by the exons ATGAGTTCAAGTAATAAAACATCAGTGTCCTCCAGTGGGAGAGGCactaataaaaacaaattatcaCAGCAACATGGAAAATCAGACCATCATCAAACTAAATCATCAGATTCAACAAAACATGATAAAATGCAG cctAATACTGTTCAGGTCCGGCATGCACAGATCATTGATACTCGCATGGGAGGGGTTGAAGACCCAGTATTTAAAGAACGGATCAAAGAAGTTATGGATTTAACATGTCGTTCCGAAGATGAAGTCATTATGGCTTTGCATGATAGCGATGGAGATTTGAATCGTGCCGCCATTGATCTCTTGGAAGGTGTTAAAACAGAATGGGaagtcaaaaaaaagaagcctCGTCAACCAAGTGGCTCAAAGCAAGCTGCTGATCAACCAGGTGGTCAAAATGACGGAGGTGATTGGGAAGAAAGACGCAATCAACGAAGTGGTGGACCACCACGAATGCGAGGTCGTGCTAATCATGACAACCGTGAAT gGCGTGGtcgcgaaaataaagaaaatgagagaaacatGGAAGAGAGTGCTCGAGATGGTAGCTACAGTGGCAGTagaagaggacgaggaggtCCTGGTAGATCAGGACGTGGAGGTCGTGGTGGTGGAAGAGGTCTTGGACCACGAACATTTGCAAATCGTAATGATCCAGCTTCTACTTCTTCAACTCATAGTTTCAGTCGACCAATTGACACTTGGGCAGGTAGTGAAGAACAGCAACAAAGTATTCAAGAACCAAAAATGG AAGATTGGGATAATGAAGAATATACAGGATCATTAGCAGATACAAAAGTTTTTACACCAAGTACTTCTTTAACTGAACAAGCTCCTGTACATGATGAACCAAAGACTCAAGATTTACAATCAATACAGTCAAATCAGACTGTCAATCTGGGACTACTGCAACAAGAA gaaatatcaaaattatccGAAATACCAACGATACAACAACAAGCATTAATTCCACAACAACCTCAACAGCAACAAACTGTACTGAGCTTACCAACGATGCAACTTTCGCAACAACCAAATGCTATTAGCGGTGGTGTGTTAACTGCTGCACAAACTCAGTATTTGACACAGCTAACTCAACAAACTagtgaaaatttaaaaacagCAGGACAGCCTTCATTTCCATCCTCAATAACAAATCAG CCTCAAAGACAATCTAAACAACGTCCAAGAGTACCACCTCCATCGAAAATACCATCTAGTGCGGTAGAAATGCCGGGTGATGCAGTCAACAGTGGCATCGGATTTCTCGATGTTCAGTTTGGCGCACTTGAATTTGGAAGTGATTCAAGCTCGCTTGATGGTTCagctaatgaaaaatataattcgagTAATAATACCATCTCTAATGTTGATGTTCCCTCTACCACAAATACTGTAAACACAGCGGGCACAAATAGTTCCATTGATATTGAAACTACACAAACTTCCACAACACCATTTAATGCCACTTCTCAAAtg TTATCGAGCAGTGACAGTTTACCAGTATCAAATGATCATTCAATAAATTCTCAAACTTTTGCGGGTCGTGGAAGTACTGGTCAAACTTTGGATATAACCAAACAGGATTTCACATCGCAAGTTTCTCCAGGAAATGCAACTACATATGGCGCAGCAACGTATCAATCTCAAAAGACATCATTTCAACCATCTAGTGCCACGCAAAGCACTTATAATACGTATTCTACAAATACACAATCAGGACAGTCGTTCCAGACTGTTTCAGTCACAAATGCTAATACGTATTCTGCAACGGCAACAGTTTCACAAACGAGTTACAATTCCTCTTCATCATTCCCTCAGTcaaattcttcaaattttaGTCAAGCATCTCCTTCTGCGTCGACATCTGCAGCTTCTGTTTACAATCAGCCAACTACTACCAACCAG GTATATCAATCTACGAGTGGTTATGCATCCACAACAACCTCTCAATATCAAGCATCTTCTGTAGCTACAAATACTGTATCAAATAGTAATGCTGGATATCAAGCAAGTGGTTATCAAGGATCTTCTTCATTTCAATCTACTCCTCAAGCTTATCAACCATCCGCTACTACTTTTAGTTCACCTATTACTCAGACATCCGGACCTTATCAAAGCGCAGCACAATCT GTTTATGCGAGTGCGTATGGAAATTACACAAGTCAACCACAAACTGCATCTCACAATCATAAGTTGAATAGTAGTACAACAAAGGATTCTCAATATGAAAGTAGTACAACGACTTCTAACAATTCTCTtgctacgacgacgacaactacATTAGGACTCAGTTCAGCTTCTGTGAATAGTTCTCAGACAAAAGTAACTAGTTCTAATG CTGTACCAAAAAGTACATCGAGTGGCGTTGTAACGGGTAGCAGTGGCACTGGCAATATAACAGGAGGAGGAGCAGCAGGCAGTATGGCACCGATGCTCAGTCACCAATACATTATGGGTCAGGGAGTGCCATATACATTTCAGCAACCAATGTACAGCTACGAAGATTTACAACTTATGCAACAAAGAATACCACATATG CCAACTACTGGTTACTATGACGCGGCTCTGGGCTATCAGACGACTGGACCAGCAACCAGTCTTGGTGGGGCACGAGGTGATGCGTTGTCTGGTGTACAAGGTGTTCAAGGAGTGCAAGGTGTCCAAGGAGCTTATACCAGTATTAGCGACGCTAGGTTTGCCAGAAATGATAGTAACGCGTCACCGGTTCCTTCCACTATGTCGCAACAG ACTGCTACACAGCATCAACAACCTATGATGAACCCAACGCTTCCTCCAGGTTACGCATATTTCACATATAGCGGAGGCATAATGCCAGGCGGTTTTCAATATGGAACTCCTGCTATTTATCCC CAGATAGCAACTGCTGGAAATGCTGGTACAAATAGCGGAGCATACAGCGCTAAACCAGGAAGTTATGGATCTGGTTATGGCGGTGGTGCAAGTTACGATGCTTTAGCGTCCGCAGGGCCATCCGGAGAATATAAAGCTGCTGGAAGTAATTATACTGGTACACAGGCGGGCAAAACTGGTACTTCTACAGGAAATACCAATACTGGTGGATCATCTGCGACTGATATTAGTGCAACGATGTATGCAAAGAGTCACGTAGCACTTAGCAAAGTAAAT TCATATGAAAAACAAGCTTTTCATTCTGCGACTCCACCGCCATTTGGTATTACTGGTAGCCAAAATGCAGGATTGCCTGGAGGATACGGCACGCCGCACTTATTTATACCAACGATGCCTCATCAATTACATCAACCACTTCATCAGGATGGTACCAATAGCACAGGTCAAAGGTCCAATACAAGTTCACAGAACAAAGCTCAAGCTAAGCCTGGTTACAGTCCTAGCTATTGGGCTGGAagcaattaa